In one Pseudomonas fitomaticsae genomic region, the following are encoded:
- a CDS encoding class-II fumarase/aspartase family protein, protein MSSTVFDSALFRDMFGTAEMRGVFSDKALIERYIEVEVALARAEARCGVIPSQAAEQIAELATYDSLDLTLIQRETEIVGYPILPLVEQLSKTCGEAGRYVHWGATTQDIMDTAVVLQVRAALALVERDIQAVRGLLADLAQRYRDTPMAGRTHLQHALPITFGYKCAVWLSMFDRHAERLVELRPRVEIGQFAGAAGTLASLGDKGLEVQEALMAELGLGVPQATWHVARDGLAETLNFLGLVTGSLGKIALDVMMMMTSELGEVYEPFVKGRGASSTMPQKRNPISCELMYAAAKGVRQHAGLMLDAMIQDFERSTGPWQAEWIAIPEAFALSAASLGQATFMLAGLEVRPERMRKNLDMTRGLIVAEAVMMGLAPALGRQVAHDVVYAACRMANDEGTSLLDALLAQGEATAQLDVEELKRLTDPSNYLGLAPRMVDIALAREGSVKR, encoded by the coding sequence ATGTCCAGCACTGTCTTCGACTCCGCCCTCTTTCGCGACATGTTCGGCACCGCCGAGATGCGCGGTGTGTTTTCCGACAAAGCCCTGATCGAACGCTACATCGAAGTGGAAGTGGCACTGGCCCGTGCCGAGGCACGCTGCGGGGTCATCCCGAGCCAGGCCGCCGAACAGATCGCCGAACTTGCGACCTATGATTCCCTCGACCTGACGCTGATACAGCGCGAAACCGAAATTGTCGGTTACCCGATCCTGCCCCTGGTTGAACAACTGTCGAAAACCTGTGGCGAAGCCGGTCGTTATGTCCACTGGGGGGCCACCACCCAGGACATCATGGACACCGCCGTTGTTCTGCAGGTACGCGCAGCGCTGGCGTTGGTCGAACGCGACATCCAGGCGGTACGTGGCTTGCTGGCCGATCTCGCCCAGCGGTATCGGGACACGCCGATGGCAGGGCGTACCCACCTGCAACATGCCTTGCCCATTACTTTTGGCTACAAATGTGCGGTGTGGCTGAGCATGTTCGACCGTCACGCCGAGCGTTTGGTGGAACTGCGCCCACGGGTAGAAATCGGCCAGTTCGCTGGCGCGGCGGGCACGCTGGCGTCATTGGGTGACAAGGGCCTTGAAGTCCAGGAAGCACTGATGGCCGAACTCGGCCTGGGCGTGCCACAAGCCACCTGGCATGTAGCCCGAGATGGCCTGGCCGAGACCCTGAATTTCCTCGGGCTGGTCACAGGCTCGCTTGGCAAGATCGCCCTGGACGTCATGATGATGATGACCAGCGAGCTCGGTGAAGTGTACGAACCGTTCGTCAAGGGACGGGGCGCCAGCAGCACCATGCCGCAGAAGCGCAACCCGATTTCCTGCGAATTGATGTACGCCGCTGCCAAAGGTGTGCGTCAGCACGCGGGCCTGATGCTTGATGCCATGATCCAGGACTTCGAACGCTCCACCGGCCCTTGGCAGGCTGAATGGATTGCCATTCCTGAAGCGTTCGCCTTGAGTGCCGCCTCTCTCGGCCAGGCGACATTCATGCTCGCCGGCCTGGAAGTTCGCCCCGAACGCATGCGCAAGAACCTCGACATGACCCGGGGCCTGATCGTCGCCGAAGCCGTGATGATGGGCCTGGCGCCGGCACTGGGTCGCCAGGTGGCGCATGACGTGGTGTATGCCGCCTGCCGCATGGCGAACGATGAAGGCACCAGCCTGCTCGATGCGTTGCTCGCTCAAGGCGAAGCGACGGCGCAACTGGATGTCGAGGAACTCAAGCGCCTGACCGACCCGTCCAACTATCTGGGTCTTGCCCCCCGGATGGTGGATATCGCGCTGGCTCGCGAGGGTTCCGTCAAGCGCTGA
- a CDS encoding cation:dicarboxylate symporter family transporter, protein MTIVNKKPLYKDLTFQVIAAMVLGIAFGFLAPELATKFKILGDIFLKLIKTAVAPLVFFTVVHGIASAGDIKRVGKVGLRALIYFEIVSTLALAIGLLWGNLLNIGSGMHDAHPSSATAAAASAAVAKGHAPASTMDFIYGIFPDNFVGAFAGGQLLQVLVISVLFGFALLALKPERRSVIEDGLSRVSECFFEFINLIMKFAPLGAFGSVAYAVGSNGSAVLMSLANLVLMFYVCVAFFIFVVLGAVCRISGFSLWRFLRYIKDEIFIVLGTASSESALPRLLQKLEKFGCSKQSVGLILPTGYAFNLDGTSIYMSLCVLFIANAYGVPMSWEQQLGTIAIMLVTSKGAAAVSGGSFVVFAATVTAIGVLPVEGLALLFGVYRFMSMAIATCNTIGNSVATVVVSKWSGEFTEQTAKAEYNRVLGRKLEAAL, encoded by the coding sequence ATGACCATTGTCAACAAAAAGCCGCTCTACAAAGACCTCACTTTTCAAGTCATCGCCGCCATGGTGCTCGGTATCGCCTTCGGGTTCCTAGCCCCGGAACTGGCTACAAAATTCAAAATCCTTGGCGACATCTTCCTCAAGCTGATCAAGACCGCCGTTGCCCCCCTGGTGTTTTTCACCGTCGTCCATGGCATCGCCTCGGCCGGCGACATCAAGCGCGTCGGCAAGGTGGGCTTGCGTGCGCTGATTTACTTTGAAATCGTGTCCACCCTTGCCCTAGCCATCGGCCTGCTGTGGGGCAATCTGCTGAACATCGGCTCGGGCATGCACGACGCCCATCCAAGCAGCGCCACGGCTGCCGCTGCCAGTGCAGCCGTCGCGAAGGGTCACGCCCCGGCCTCGACGATGGATTTCATCTACGGGATTTTCCCGGACAACTTCGTCGGTGCCTTCGCCGGCGGGCAGTTGCTGCAAGTGCTGGTAATCTCGGTACTGTTCGGTTTTGCCCTGCTGGCCCTCAAGCCTGAACGCCGCAGCGTGATCGAGGACGGTTTGAGCCGGGTCTCCGAATGCTTCTTCGAGTTCATCAACCTGATTATGAAGTTCGCACCGCTGGGCGCCTTCGGCTCAGTGGCGTACGCCGTCGGCAGCAATGGCAGCGCCGTGCTGATGTCGCTGGCAAACTTGGTGCTGATGTTCTACGTCTGCGTCGCGTTTTTCATCTTCGTGGTGCTGGGTGCGGTCTGCCGCATCTCAGGCTTCAGCCTGTGGCGATTTCTCAGGTACATCAAGGATGAGATTTTCATCGTACTGGGCACGGCGTCTTCGGAAAGCGCCCTGCCGCGCCTGCTTCAAAAGCTGGAAAAATTCGGTTGCTCGAAGCAAAGCGTCGGTCTGATCTTGCCCACCGGTTATGCCTTCAACCTTGATGGCACGTCCATCTACATGTCGCTTTGCGTGCTGTTCATCGCCAATGCCTATGGCGTACCGATGAGCTGGGAGCAACAACTGGGAACCATTGCCATCATGCTGGTGACTTCAAAAGGTGCGGCGGCGGTGTCCGGTGGCAGCTTCGTGGTGTTTGCTGCCACGGTGACGGCCATTGGTGTGCTGCCAGTGGAAGGCCTGGCATTGCTGTTCGGGGTGTATCGCTTTATGTCCATGGCCATCGCCACCTGCAACACCATCGGCAATAGCGTGGCGACGGTAGTGGTCTCGAAATGGTCGGGAGAGTTTACCGAGCAGACCGCCAAAGCCGAGTACAATCGTGTATTGGGTCGTAAACTCGAGGCTGCGCTTTAG
- a CDS encoding SDR family oxidoreductase, whose product MADHSIKGKVVLIAGGAKNLGGLIARDLAAQGAKAIAIHYNSTSSKTDADATVAAIQASGAQAVALQADLTTAGAVEKLFADAISAVGKPDIAINTVGKVLKKPMAEITEAEYDEMTAVNSKTAFFFLKEAGKNLNDNGKICTVVTSLLGAFTPFYAAYAGTKAPVEHYTRAASKELGARGISVTAVGPGPMDTPFFYPAEGADAVAYHKTAAALSSSSKTGLTDIEDVVPFIRHLVSDGWWITGQTILINGGYTTK is encoded by the coding sequence ATGGCAGACCATTCCATCAAGGGCAAGGTAGTACTGATCGCCGGCGGAGCCAAAAACCTCGGCGGTCTGATCGCTCGCGACCTGGCCGCGCAGGGCGCCAAGGCCATCGCCATCCATTACAACAGCACTTCCTCCAAAACCGATGCCGATGCGACCGTCGCGGCCATTCAGGCCAGCGGCGCGCAAGCAGTGGCGTTGCAGGCGGATCTCACCACAGCGGGTGCCGTCGAGAAGCTGTTTGCCGACGCCATCAGCGCTGTAGGCAAGCCAGACATCGCTATCAACACCGTCGGCAAGGTGCTCAAGAAACCCATGGCCGAGATAACTGAGGCCGAATACGACGAGATGACGGCGGTCAATTCCAAGACCGCCTTCTTCTTCCTCAAGGAAGCCGGCAAGAACCTGAACGACAACGGCAAGATCTGCACCGTGGTCACCTCGCTGCTGGGCGCATTCACACCGTTCTACGCCGCCTATGCAGGCACTAAGGCACCGGTCGAACATTACACTCGCGCAGCGTCCAAGGAGTTGGGTGCGCGGGGCATCTCAGTGACTGCGGTCGGCCCCGGCCCGATGGACACGCCGTTCTTCTACCCGGCCGAAGGCGCCGATGCCGTGGCGTACCACAAGACGGCTGCCGCGCTCTCGTCGTCCAGCAAAACCGGCCTGACCGACATTGAGGATGTGGTGCCCTTCATTCGCCACCTGGTGAGCGACGGTTGGTGGATCACCGGCCAGACGATTCTCATCAATGGCGGCTACACCACCAAGTAA
- a CDS encoding monovalent cation:proton antiporter-2 (CPA2) family protein: protein MSIEGSAGDLTKVLTLLGAAVLAVPLFKRLGLGSVLGYLAAGLAIGPFGLGLFSDPQTILHTAELGVVMFLFVIGLEMRPSHLWSMRRDIFGLGSLQILVCGLLLTGVGVAFGFSLAVSFVSGMGFVLTSTAIVMQLLGERGDIAAPRGQKIVAILLFEDLLIVPLLALVAFIAPIDPSAPAAGSRWIGIAVAAGALAALVGAGIWLLNPLFRILANAKAREVMTAAALLVVLGAALLMQLGGLSMAMGAFLAGVLLSESTFRHQLEADIEPFRGLLLGLFFLGVGMSLDLAAVGRNWPIIVAGVLAMMVIKSTCIYGVARLAKSSHADALDRAVLMAQGGEFAFVLFAAALANRVIDPTVNANMTAIIVLSMALTPMAVIAHRRWGPRTGVSMEGAQAPDALAGSVLIVGFGRFGQIASQHVLALGADISIIDHDPQVARDASDFGFKVYYGDGTRADVLHAAGAHHARAILVCVDDARAATRIVEQAKVAFPHARVLARAHDREHAIELIKADVDYQVRVTFESAMAFGREASMALGATPETSEALAAQVRRTDAERLAMEVSGGIYAGKTLIQGNAQPKG from the coding sequence ATGTCGATCGAAGGCAGTGCGGGTGACCTGACCAAGGTCTTAACCTTGCTGGGTGCGGCGGTGCTGGCCGTGCCGCTGTTCAAGCGTCTGGGCCTGGGTTCGGTGCTGGGCTATCTGGCAGCGGGGCTGGCGATCGGCCCGTTCGGGCTGGGGCTTTTCAGCGACCCGCAGACCATCCTGCACACCGCCGAACTCGGGGTCGTGATGTTCCTTTTCGTCATCGGCCTAGAGATGCGGCCCTCCCATCTGTGGAGCATGCGGCGCGACATCTTCGGCCTGGGTAGTTTGCAGATCCTGGTCTGCGGCCTGCTGCTGACCGGAGTGGGCGTGGCTTTCGGTTTCTCGCTGGCGGTGTCCTTCGTCAGCGGCATGGGCTTTGTGCTCACCTCCACCGCGATCGTCATGCAACTGCTGGGCGAACGCGGCGACATCGCGGCCCCGCGTGGCCAGAAGATAGTGGCCATCCTGCTGTTCGAGGACCTGTTGATCGTGCCGCTATTGGCGCTGGTGGCGTTCATCGCCCCCATTGATCCATCCGCGCCGGCGGCCGGATCACGCTGGATTGGCATCGCCGTCGCGGCCGGCGCGCTGGCGGCACTGGTTGGGGCAGGCATCTGGCTGCTCAACCCGTTATTTCGCATCCTGGCCAACGCCAAAGCCCGCGAGGTGATGACCGCCGCCGCCCTGCTCGTGGTACTGGGCGCGGCACTGCTCATGCAACTGGGTGGTCTGTCCATGGCCATGGGGGCCTTTCTGGCTGGCGTGCTGCTGTCCGAATCGACGTTTCGCCATCAACTCGAGGCCGACATCGAACCCTTCCGCGGCTTGCTGCTGGGCCTGTTCTTCCTTGGCGTGGGCATGTCACTGGACCTGGCTGCGGTGGGGCGTAACTGGCCCATCATCGTGGCTGGCGTGCTCGCGATGATGGTGATCAAGAGCACGTGCATCTACGGCGTGGCACGGTTGGCGAAAAGTTCGCACGCCGACGCCCTGGATCGCGCCGTGCTGATGGCCCAGGGCGGCGAGTTCGCCTTTGTGCTCTTCGCTGCCGCGCTGGCCAACCGCGTGATCGATCCGACAGTCAACGCCAACATGACGGCCATTATCGTGCTGTCCATGGCGCTGACCCCGATGGCGGTGATCGCACACCGGCGATGGGGGCCGAGGACAGGAGTTTCCATGGAGGGGGCGCAGGCGCCCGACGCACTGGCCGGCAGCGTGCTCATCGTCGGTTTCGGTCGCTTCGGCCAGATCGCGAGCCAGCATGTATTGGCGCTGGGGGCCGACATTTCCATCATCGACCATGACCCCCAAGTGGCGCGGGACGCCAGTGACTTCGGCTTCAAGGTGTACTACGGCGACGGCACGCGCGCCGATGTATTGCATGCCGCCGGCGCGCACCATGCCCGCGCCATCCTGGTGTGCGTGGACGATGCGCGGGCCGCCACGCGGATCGTCGAACAGGCCAAGGTGGCGTTCCCCCATGCCCGGGTGCTTGCCCGCGCTCACGACCGCGAACACGCCATCGAACTGATCAAGGCCGATGTGGACTACCAGGTCCGCGTCACCTTCGAATCGGCCATGGCTTTTGGCCGCGAAGCCTCGATGGCGCTCGGCGCGACGCCCGAGACGTCCGAAGCACTCGCGGCCCAGGTGCGCCGCACGGACGCCGAGCGCCTGGCCATGGAGGTGTCGGGCGGCATCTATGCCGGCAAAACCCTGATTCAGGGCAATGCGCAACCGAAGGGCTGA
- a CDS encoding DUF924 family protein codes for MPLNTGERTTDVVQFWREVGAERWFDKDPALDQHFRERFLDLHLAAARREVDHWIGEPEAALALMILLDQFPRNAFRGTGHMYATDPLARHFARIAHSQRYMDAVDPELRLFFCLPFAHSEDIADQDVSVALNTRLGPTARSHAEGHRDIIRRFGRFPHRNPLLLRQTTRAEQIFLDQGGFAG; via the coding sequence ATGCCGCTGAATACCGGCGAACGCACGACCGACGTGGTCCAATTCTGGCGGGAAGTCGGCGCAGAGCGATGGTTTGACAAGGACCCGGCCTTGGATCAGCACTTTCGCGAACGCTTTCTGGACCTGCACCTGGCGGCGGCCCGACGCGAGGTCGACCACTGGATCGGTGAACCGGAAGCTGCGCTGGCGCTGATGATCCTGCTCGACCAATTCCCGCGAAATGCTTTCCGCGGCACTGGCCACATGTACGCGACCGACCCACTGGCGCGGCACTTCGCACGCATCGCGCATTCGCAACGGTACATGGACGCGGTTGATCCGGAACTGCGTTTGTTCTTCTGCCTGCCCTTCGCGCATTCGGAAGACATCGCCGATCAGGACGTGTCCGTGGCACTCAACACCCGGCTGGGGCCGACCGCCCGCTCCCATGCCGAGGGCCATCGCGACATCATCCGCCGTTTCGGCCGTTTTCCGCACCGCAATCCGCTACTGTTGCGCCAGACCACGAGGGCGGAGCAAATCTTTCTGGATCAGGGAGGGTTCGCGGGGTGA
- a CDS encoding LysR family transcriptional regulator, with amino-acid sequence MDKLDQYRVFVRVAEMGSFIKAAHALELPRASVSAAIQQLEEKIGARLLNRTTRQVHLTADGTQLLERLRPLLADAEDVEQLFQSSQRQVAGQLRIDAPSRIARRLIAPALPGLLRRYPRLQLALGSADRAIDLVQEGVDCAVRVGTLQDSSLAVRPLGAIALINCASKAYLHEHGVPEQPRDLASGHWAVGYASPTTGRELPWEHPPADGQEQTSNVPSRVVVNNAESYIACCRAGLGLIQIPRFDVKHLLDSGELIEVMPAFRAAAMPVSLLYPHRRQRTRRLGAFIEWFEDLMRPHLEP; translated from the coding sequence ATGGACAAACTCGATCAATACCGCGTCTTCGTGCGGGTAGCCGAAATGGGCAGTTTCATCAAAGCCGCCCATGCGCTGGAATTGCCTCGCGCCAGCGTTTCCGCCGCGATCCAGCAACTGGAGGAAAAGATCGGCGCCCGCCTGCTGAACCGCACGACGCGCCAGGTCCATCTGACAGCTGATGGCACACAATTGCTCGAGCGCTTGCGTCCATTGCTGGCGGACGCCGAGGATGTCGAGCAATTGTTCCAAAGCAGCCAGCGGCAAGTGGCTGGCCAGCTCAGGATCGATGCGCCCAGTCGCATTGCGCGACGCCTAATCGCGCCGGCGTTGCCGGGTCTGCTGCGCCGCTATCCTCGACTGCAGTTGGCACTCGGCTCTGCCGATCGCGCCATCGACCTGGTGCAGGAAGGCGTCGACTGCGCGGTACGTGTGGGGACCCTGCAGGACAGCAGCCTGGCGGTGCGGCCGCTAGGGGCTATCGCCTTGATCAACTGCGCCAGCAAAGCCTACCTGCATGAACACGGCGTGCCGGAGCAGCCGAGGGACCTTGCCTCCGGGCACTGGGCGGTTGGCTACGCCTCTCCCACCACGGGGCGGGAGTTACCCTGGGAACACCCTCCTGCCGATGGGCAGGAGCAGACCAGTAACGTACCTAGCCGGGTCGTCGTCAACAATGCCGAGAGCTACATTGCCTGTTGCCGTGCCGGGCTCGGCCTGATTCAGATACCCCGCTTCGACGTAAAGCACCTGTTGGACAGCGGGGAACTGATCGAGGTCATGCCCGCGTTTCGTGCAGCAGCCATGCCGGTTTCCTTGCTATATCCGCACCGGCGCCAAAGAACGCGTCGGCTCGGGGCATTCATCGAGTGGTTCGAGGACCTGATGAGGCCGCACCTCGAACCGTGA
- a CDS encoding acyl-CoA thioesterase produces the protein MNLWFRLLLLLFRRPWRKPVDGLATTVIRMRVWPLDLDFNRHVTNGRYFTLADVGRMDYVLRSGAFRVALRNRAFPIVGDTWGKFRRELKLFEAFEIHTRMLGWDEKWSFVEHRFVSKKRVVGVVVMRGLFRSAEGTIPPDDFVREMGLAEHSPAMPKWLTDWSKSCEDMSRQLRSEEGLSDSIRS, from the coding sequence ATGAATCTCTGGTTTCGTCTTCTGCTTCTGCTGTTTCGTAGACCCTGGCGTAAACCGGTCGACGGGCTGGCAACGACTGTCATCCGCATGCGAGTTTGGCCGCTTGATCTCGACTTCAACCGACACGTCACTAATGGTCGGTATTTCACCTTGGCTGATGTAGGACGCATGGACTACGTCCTGCGTAGCGGCGCATTTCGGGTCGCGCTGCGTAACAGGGCATTTCCTATCGTTGGAGACACGTGGGGTAAGTTTCGTAGAGAACTCAAGCTGTTTGAAGCTTTCGAGATTCACACCAGAATGCTCGGCTGGGACGAAAAATGGAGCTTCGTCGAGCATCGCTTTGTCAGCAAAAAGCGAGTGGTTGGCGTGGTCGTGATGCGAGGTCTGTTCCGCTCTGCGGAAGGCACGATTCCACCTGATGACTTCGTCCGAGAGATGGGTTTAGCCGAGCACTCACCAGCAATGCCCAAATGGCTGACAGATTGGTCGAAAAGTTGCGAAGACATGAGTCGACAGCTTCGAAGTGAAGAAGGCCTATCTGACTCGATTCGTAGCTAG
- a CDS encoding NAD(P)H-dependent oxidoreductase: MHILIIHAHNEPQSFNAAMKDLAVEELRGQGHFVEVSDLYAMSWNPIASAADFGSRVNSEYLTYALEQRHNCSQHTLAPDIQVELDKLLEADLVIFNFPIYWFSMPAIMKGWIDRVLVSGVCYGGKRFYDQGGLVGKKAMLAITVGGQPYMLVSGGVHGELNDMLRPILRGTLAYTGMAVLPTFVAYHVPYISQEARVTQLEMYRQHLRSLDTLQALSFVSLNEFDEKLRPISAPDS; encoded by the coding sequence ATGCACATTCTCATTATCCACGCGCACAACGAGCCGCAATCGTTCAATGCGGCCATGAAAGATCTGGCGGTCGAAGAACTGCGGGGACAAGGGCACTTTGTCGAAGTGTCTGACCTGTATGCCATGAGTTGGAATCCGATCGCCAGCGCGGCTGACTTTGGCAGCCGCGTCAATTCCGAGTACCTGACGTATGCCTTGGAACAGCGTCACAATTGCTCGCAACACACGCTGGCGCCGGACATCCAGGTGGAGTTGGACAAGTTGCTGGAGGCCGATCTGGTGATTTTCAACTTCCCAATATATTGGTTCTCGATGCCAGCGATCATGAAAGGCTGGATAGACCGAGTATTGGTATCTGGCGTCTGCTATGGCGGAAAGCGCTTTTACGATCAGGGTGGCCTGGTTGGCAAGAAGGCCATGCTCGCCATCACTGTCGGCGGTCAACCGTACATGTTGGTGAGCGGCGGCGTGCACGGTGAACTCAACGATATGCTCCGTCCCATCCTGCGTGGAACGCTGGCCTATACCGGTATGGCGGTGCTTCCGACCTTTGTTGCCTATCATGTTCCGTACATTTCCCAGGAAGCACGTGTCACTCAGTTAGAGATGTATCGACAGCACCTGCGTTCGCTGGACACGCTGCAGGCGCTTTCATTCGTCTCACTCAATGAGTTCGATGAGAAATTGCGCCCGATTTCCGCTCCGGATTCCTAG
- a CDS encoding acyl-CoA dehydrogenase family protein has translation MTHLSNAPANAAVARHQDRLYHDLNTPQEILAIRQEIRRFADEHVAPVAYAIGHTEESVAAFPRDLFAKMAKAGLFGIPFAADVGGRGLKYPTAATAVMIEELAYHSNSVAAIVDVHCILAGNALNHGADSIKQRYLQPLVSGDKIGSFATTEPDASTDLSVEAMGTHATRTEDGYIVNGCKRFISNAPVADFVVLLCVDGARMTELVVELNWPGVRVGEPDKKMGNHGQLTADIYFDNVKVPMTNVVGQPGEGLKIALQTLTFGRIGIAASGTGMAQALFDHSIARLTTRRAFGKVIAQFQHWQFKMAERATEIENARNLYLKAALRMDEGLAFPEPEAAMAKWYGTNLAGEFARDAVQIFGGYGFMRELAADGSHYRVEEIYRDCKIAEIYEGTNEIQKLVIARAIFGKDITG, from the coding sequence ATGACCCATCTTTCCAATGCTCCGGCCAATGCGGCTGTTGCGCGTCATCAGGATCGCCTGTACCACGATCTGAATACTCCGCAGGAAATCCTGGCTATCCGCCAGGAAATTCGTCGCTTCGCTGATGAACATGTCGCCCCGGTGGCTTACGCCATTGGTCACACCGAGGAATCCGTTGCAGCGTTCCCGCGTGACTTGTTCGCCAAAATGGCCAAGGCCGGTTTATTCGGTATTCCCTTTGCCGCCGATGTGGGCGGGCGAGGGCTCAAATATCCCACCGCAGCGACTGCCGTAATGATCGAGGAGTTGGCCTACCATTCGAACTCGGTGGCCGCCATCGTGGACGTGCACTGCATTCTTGCGGGTAATGCGCTGAACCACGGGGCGGACTCGATCAAGCAACGCTATCTCCAGCCTCTGGTCAGCGGCGACAAGATCGGGAGTTTCGCGACTACCGAGCCCGATGCCAGTACCGACTTGAGCGTTGAGGCTATGGGCACCCATGCCACGCGCACCGAAGATGGCTACATCGTCAACGGTTGCAAGCGCTTCATTTCCAACGCCCCAGTTGCCGACTTTGTTGTGCTGCTCTGTGTCGATGGCGCGCGCATGACCGAGTTGGTGGTCGAGTTGAATTGGCCAGGTGTTCGTGTTGGCGAACCCGACAAGAAAATGGGCAACCATGGTCAACTGACGGCGGATATCTACTTCGACAACGTCAAAGTGCCCATGACGAACGTCGTTGGCCAGCCGGGTGAAGGTCTCAAGATAGCCTTGCAAACGCTGACATTCGGACGCATTGGAATTGCAGCCAGCGGGACCGGCATGGCTCAGGCATTGTTTGATCACAGTATCGCGCGGCTCACGACGCGCCGGGCGTTCGGCAAAGTCATCGCGCAGTTCCAACATTGGCAGTTCAAGATGGCCGAACGCGCCACTGAAATCGAGAACGCCCGCAACCTGTATCTCAAGGCGGCGTTGCGCATGGACGAAGGGCTCGCTTTTCCGGAGCCCGAGGCCGCGATGGCCAAATGGTACGGCACCAACCTTGCCGGTGAATTTGCCCGCGACGCGGTACAGATCTTTGGTGGCTACGGCTTTATGCGCGAGCTCGCGGCGGATGGTTCGCACTACCGTGTCGAAGAGATCTATCGCGATTGTAAAATCGCCGAAATCTATGAGGGTACCAATGAGATTCAGAAGCTAGTCATCGCACGCGCCATCTTCGGTAAAGACATCACCGGCTGA
- a CDS encoding GlxA family transcriptional regulator: MTTVAILGFDDSYASVVGGFADMLQVANAHMSKQEMPSAVLFEWHFISQNGRPVRTSNGLELGMRALPKDQNYDLVFIPSLHYRGWQNFRSFLEKQIDVRDWLVRQWRNGAWLCANCTGTFLLAETGLLDNQVATTTWWLEGHFRSRFPKVDLQMRPAVTESERLVCGGAHATFLLQAVHVLNKFAGESIARQCARSMLIDLTQTTQTPFQPLIADKTHNDPLIQRAQKWLQEHLVDQVRMTDLAQQLAVSERTLIRRFNKVLEQSPLTYLQNLRIDTARALLEAGDLSTEQIAHYVGYSDISSFSRLFRERVGFTPGAYRARFQLPMED, from the coding sequence ATGACGACCGTTGCAATTCTGGGGTTTGACGATTCCTACGCCTCCGTAGTCGGAGGTTTTGCTGACATGCTTCAGGTCGCTAACGCGCACATGTCAAAACAGGAGATGCCGTCAGCGGTTCTTTTTGAATGGCACTTCATATCGCAGAACGGCCGGCCCGTACGTACAAGCAATGGCCTTGAGCTTGGCATGCGGGCGCTGCCGAAGGACCAGAATTATGATTTGGTCTTTATTCCCAGCCTGCATTATCGCGGCTGGCAGAATTTCCGAAGCTTCTTGGAAAAACAGATAGATGTGCGTGACTGGCTGGTTAGGCAATGGCGAAATGGCGCATGGCTCTGCGCCAATTGCACGGGTACCTTCCTGCTTGCCGAGACGGGTTTGCTCGATAACCAAGTTGCGACGACCACTTGGTGGCTGGAGGGGCATTTCCGCAGTCGGTTCCCGAAGGTTGATCTGCAAATGCGCCCGGCGGTGACGGAGTCTGAACGCCTAGTCTGCGGTGGCGCACATGCCACTTTTTTGTTGCAAGCGGTTCACGTGCTTAACAAATTCGCTGGAGAGAGCATAGCTAGGCAGTGCGCCCGCAGCATGCTGATCGATCTGACCCAAACGACGCAGACACCTTTTCAGCCCCTTATCGCCGACAAGACCCACAATGATCCCTTGATTCAACGCGCGCAAAAGTGGCTTCAGGAGCACTTGGTCGACCAGGTGCGCATGACAGATCTGGCGCAGCAGTTGGCCGTTAGCGAACGCACATTGATACGCCGCTTCAATAAAGTGCTTGAGCAGTCACCGCTCACCTATCTACAGAACCTGCGCATCGATACGGCGCGAGCCTTACTGGAGGCCGGCGATCTGAGCACCGAGCAAATCGCTCACTATGTTGGCTACAGTGATATCAGCTCGTTTTCACGCCTGTTTCGTGAGCGCGTTGGATTCACGCCAGGCGCTTATCGAGCCAGGTTTCAGTTACCCATGGAAGACTGA